The genome window CAACGCCACCTTACGTTTGCCAAAGAGTATCACCTTTTGTTCAATTTAAAGGAATATAAAGAGCCACAATCAAAATCACAAAAAGGGAAagtctataaaatgtaaaactgagtACTCTGGCATCTCTTCTATAAACATTGCATACCTTAGATCCAACAGTGGCCCTATTACAGTAGAGCTTGGCATTAGTCTTGATGTTGTTGGGATCTATTGTTAGTGCATCCGAGTATAGGTCATAGGCTGCCTCAAAGTTTCCGTCCTTAAACGCTTTGTTCCCCTCCTCTTTTTTGGCTTTTAGTGCTTTGGCATTCTGGAAAATTATACATAggacaacattaaaaactactagaacaacaaagtgaaatataatAGTCAGTTGTTGGCTGTTAACACCGGACTTTAATCAGACTTTGAAAACTATTATGTACTGAATTACTCACTCTGCATGCAAGGCGAGCTTTGTCATGGTCAGGAGCCATACGCAGGGCCTGGACAAAGAACTGGACTGCCTTGTCAATACAGTCCTCATAGTACAGACAAAGACCACGCACGTACAGTGCATCTGCATTAGTGGAGTCCATTCGCAAAATATCACTGTATGGAAACAAATAATATCAatgccacagaaaaaaaacagatatacATATTAAAGGCACAAAAACACTATCTTATCACCTTTAAATAGTTTCAGTTCACAACAGACAATAACAGTAAACTGAGGAATCGaatttaatgtaatgtagtaACCAAGATGTCTAAGATAGATGTGTTCCAGACAAAAGTTACTCATGGTTAAACTGTGATAATAACTGCACTCTCCTCTCTGAAACAGATCTATTGCCAAACATAATAACtatttgaaaacacaaaaacatgccaTTGTGCATACATTGTTTATAATGATGATGTGTAAAAGCCCCATGTGGATTTCTATGGATCTGGAAAACTTCAAGTTATCAAAGTTTAGTTAGTTCAAGAAGTCAATGTAAATCTTGCAGTTGGTGCCCAACATTTGATTAACTTAATAGTATATATAGTGTCTCACTtatgaaacatgtttgttttttctgtcaaatCACATATCACTGTCTCCTGATTCTATAAAATTATGCAGTTTGGGATTACCCACCTGTTATATCTGATTAATcagcatttaaatatttcataatgaaggctgttttaacaaaataaatgaattccCTTGAAATATGCTTTCTTACCTGGCTACAGCCTGAGCCTCAGGGTAACGACCCAGCAGGGCTAAACACTCAGCCTTCAAAATTTTGAACTTGTGACAGGCGGGGGCAGAGTCCAAGGCACGGTCCATGCAAAAGACAACCTTCAGACAACCACAATCTGTTACTGGTCACAtaccaaacaaacaacaaaataatgtaaCGCAGTACTATAACTAGTTGAGTAGCTTACCATCCTGTAGTCTCGCTTATCAAAGCCAATCTCTGCCATTCTCTCATATTCAAGGATGGCTTCTGTATTCTTCACCTGCCAAAGGAATTTGTGGAATTCAGTGACAATGGCAAAGACCTCTAGTAGTTAACTTCATTATTTTGCACCTACTACTGGCCTCTCATGACATGTTTAGTAATTGTAAAAGACTGGTCAATGCAAGGTCAATATAAATAACCTCAAACTTCCATCCTGGCTTGTACATTGGGAGCTACCAGCAATTGTGAATTAATTCCTCTTACACTGAAACTTATCTCATAGTGTATAATAATGTACAACTTGTCAGACCAACTCTCTGACACTGAGAAAAACTCACCTCCTGTTGGGCCTGGCTGTTGTCTGGCTCCAGCTCCAGAACTCTCTGGAAACAGCGGTTGGCAGCCATAGCATTGCCAAGTGACAGGTGGCACTTGCCCTCTCGCAGATGGCCCTGTAAGTAAAAATATtgtacactgcccgtccaaaaaagaAGTCACCACCTGGCtttaactaagcaaacaggtaagagcctcccactggataattactacaTGGATGATTAGGTTTCAGCtaccaacaagttatttaaccctaactgagtagcttctcatttcttaaacatctacgtcagaagacacattttgtggtcgtggaaaataagttaatttgtttcagatgaacatcttttccaaaTAAATTTCCTTGTTTGACGCATGCCAAATTATCGGCAtgcatcaaacaaagaaaacatctaagcAGATTCCTGAAACTAgtaaaactgggttaaaaacTGTctaatggaagaaggtcatgtggtctgatgagtccagtttttccctgttccagagtgatgggtgcatcagggtcAAGGCTCAAATTGTCAAAGAGTGcttcagggagcatgacacatcattctTACACATcgattggccaccacagagtccagaccttaaccccattgagaatctttgggacgtgctggagaagactttgtgcgTAGAACTCTCCCAACAACAATACAAGATATTGACTAAAAATGAATGCtactctggacgggaataaatgttgtgacattgcaaaaGCTTATCGATGCCACGGCGAATGCATGCCATAATCAAAGCTGAAGGCGGCCCaataaaatattagagtgtgtgactttgtgacAGTGCACGTCACAGACAAAACAGATAATGTCTTTCAATTCCTACTGCTGTGTAATAATAAGACTAAAGAAATTTCAAAACCCCTAAAAGACGCGATCTAAAGTAGAGAAAAGTTCTAAGTAGATTTTCACTTTGGTAGAAACCTTACCTTCACAAAGGTGTTGTCTAATCGTACTGCTTGCTGTGAATCCTCTAAGGCCTCTCTATATCGGCACAACATCATTAGTGTGGCTGCCCGGTTTCCATAGTAACTTgcattctttggacacatgtCTGTATAAAAAGTTAGTCATACCCCACTGTAGTCAGACAGAATTCAAACAATACAAGATGTCAACATAATCTTGTACCAAACTAGCAACAGGAAGACTAAGCAAAATTGCATGAGAATAATTACCAATGGCCTTGGTGTAATAGTTGAATGCTTCTGCATAATCCTTCTTGATATAAAAGGCATTGCCTTGCTCTTTGAAGCCCTCTGCTTCCCTGTGCAAAAGTGAGCAGAATGgacaatcattaaaaaaaagggtTAATTGTAAATTTAGCCATGAAGTCTGGTATGACTGCAGATGAAGACAATAAACAACTATTTGCAGTTGTCAGCTGGCTGGGTTACAGGCTAAATGAGCGTAGAGAACTTCTTATCTGCAACCATTATTCCTCAAGCATTAATTCTGACTATTACATTCCTAATCTTGTGTACAGAGATCCTGCCCAGGACTGTGGGTGACTCTCAAAGTTTCTTTGCCCACGTTGACTGAACACAGAAAGAGCCAAGCCAACAGGGGAGAGGTGTCAACTCCAATCACACACGAAGCTATTTTGTGCagctgagggagggaggaacaGCAGAGCCAGGAACATATGACACCATGCTGTGGGCCAGAGCCATTACTTTTTTTGGAAGCCCTCTCGTGTTTTAACATTACATCACGACCACAGTGAGTGAATGGTGTCATTAACAAGTTAGCCAGCTATTACCATTCTAGAAAAATCTCAATAATGTCTAAGCACTGCTTTCACTTTGCAAGTAGGCTTTCACAGTGGACAGAAAACTTAATGGCAGCTGTACATTGACATGCATTTTTGTACAATGTGTTTGACTGCAGAGTGTATGGCAACCGAGCCACAGTTAAACGGGACCAGATTTAGCAAAGCAGTTAGCGGTAGCGCGCAGGTTAGCTCATTGCTCACGGTGCGACAAGAAAATTAACATGACAGAGATCTCTGATTGCACACATCGTTGGGAGACTTCGTTATAGATGCGTTTCTGCTGTTGACAACACAGCCTTTGTTTGTCCTACCTTTCTAATTCTTCGTCACTAAGCAGGTCCGCGTCAGGGTCCATGTTCATAGCATCACAGTTCTCCGTCGCCATTTTGCCGTGGATGAGAAGGGGTGGGGCCACATATTGCAGTCGTTACGTCATCTGTAAACAGGAAGTAGCCAGTCCGTTAGCTCAGGAAACTGCTTGCTTGTAAGTATGAGGTTATTGacataacaaatacacatttatcaGCAGATACACAATATCACCGAATGTATTTTTAAGAGACGGGGGTTTACTTGATATCCCTGCTTTGTATCTCTCAGGGAGATAGTGCTAAATTAAGCTATTTATCACATACTGTAGACGTTAGCTTTCACAGCTAGCTACTGTTTTACATTGTACATACGCAGGACCGACgtatattatttgtttgtgttttgctagCAATCTGTCTTTTCGTCCAGTCTGCTATTGTGAGTGCgtgtaatttaatttgtatagccccaaatcacaacagcagTCATCTTAAAGCACCTTACAAAATATGACTGTATACAGaagaaaatccaacaaccccAATAACAATAAACTAAACAACGATGTGC of Anabas testudineus chromosome 8, fAnaTes1.2, whole genome shotgun sequence contains these proteins:
- the dnajc7 gene encoding dnaJ homolog subfamily C member 7, which produces MATENCDAMNMDPDADLLSDEELEREAEGFKEQGNAFYIKKDYAEAFNYYTKAIDMCPKNASYYGNRAATLMMLCRYREALEDSQQAVRLDNTFVKGHLREGKCHLSLGNAMAANRCFQRVLELEPDNSQAQQEVKNTEAILEYERMAEIGFDKRDYRMVVFCMDRALDSAPACHKFKILKAECLALLGRYPEAQAVASDILRMDSTNADALYVRGLCLYYEDCIDKAVQFFVQALRMAPDHDKARLACRNAKALKAKKEEGNKAFKDGNFEAAYDLYSDALTIDPNNIKTNAKLYCNRATVGSKLNKLEQAIEDCTKAIKLDETYIKAYLRRAQCYMDTEQYEEAVRDYEKVYQTEHTKEHKHLLKNAQLELKKSKRKDYYKVLGVDKNATEDEIKKAYRKRALLHHPDRHSGASTEVQKEEEKKFKEVGEAFSVLSDPKKKSRYDSGQDLEDDGMNMGDFDANNIFKAFFGGPGGFSFEASGPGNFFFQFG